In the genome of Plasmodium yoelii strain 17X genome assembly, chromosome: 14, one region contains:
- a CDS encoding tRNA (guanine(26)-N(2))-dimethyltransferase, putative, which produces MTRGDDEIPRNDSHKRNYVRDDNVNKKHHGSDNPNGIKNNVEENDKNMKNGNNKHIYEGCVKIKNKNKHIFYNKAQVFNRDMSIVLIKSLELYLKNKNKDNEKTIFRGFNIIELLSASGIRSIRYVKELKETINHIVTNDIDKYACKQIRRNFKRNNIDNDKYTILCNDANVVMNILNVDNGYMKKRNNKKLDIGFTYINNTNNYNEYFKEALKFLKFITTYNNTKTFEGDKDNHGNKNIYDNEKGQINSNGYDSDSTNFSFDDEINTKIDIIKENKDLNNICNGNMNDISKNANIKTMDEKEEDKTNAEMKLMETSIDEEIKKKQFSERYIFDIIDIDPYGSSICYLESCIKYGRSNFFMLITNTDMRILNGKFPDVSFYKYNSMIFNKNVNYNNEFSIRVLLYKLKNIASKYKKHIIPFCSLNIDFYIRMLVQVLDDPLQTKDLCIDTGIVYQCTKCTSFHVNPVASKKTINFKETNNSSLSQRRKINKKKKELLNSKDTNLENNYIDKNQTVIDEKETKYTQLDDDEITNKGKETEMNFTDKVTGDMVHGNDTNSHIGYKYKNCKLNVSNKCEECGGDILIGGPIYIGKLHNNDFISTSISLLENLNEHNLNTIKTRERILINLRCLKQEINVPLYYNLQSLFRNFKVSSFSRKIIVNALLNLNYEVSYFHRDPDSIKTNAPNHIFMDVFRAIIFKINSKNKKNSNNTHDMKNEEVNDVDQKVETKQDGNNNNSNLVNKIYSIHTIKDEKLKEKLLTCEFFKKKSSFDNINISNFMKNQPAVKLFTIENPEPFWGPLKKHSGKS; this is translated from the coding sequence aaaaataaaaataaacatatattttataataaggCACAAGTTTTTAATAGAGATATGAgtattgttttaataaaatcattggaattgtatttaaaaaataaaaataaggataatgaaaaaacaatatttagaggttttaatattatcgaatTATTAAGTGCTAGTGGAATTAGAAGTATAAGATATGTAAAGGAACTTAAAGAAACTATTAATCACATAGTTACAAATGATATTGATAAATATGCATGTAAACAAATAAGAAGGaattttaaaagaaataatatagataatgataaatatacaattttatgtAATGATGCTAATGTTgttatgaatatattaaatgttgACAATggttatatgaaaaaaagaaataataaaaagttaGACATAggttttacatatattaataatacaaataattataatgaatattttaaagaagctctaaaatttttaaaattcattacaacatataataatacgaAAACATTTGAAGGGGATAAAGATAATCATggcaataaaaatatatacgaTAATGAAAAAGGACAAATAAATTCAAATGGCTATGATAGTGACTCAACAAATTTTTCCTTTGATGATGaaattaatacaaaaatcgacataattaaagaaaacaaagatttgaataatatatgtaatggAAATATGAATGATATATCGAAAAATGCTAATATAAAGACTATGGATGAAAAGGAAGAAGACAAAACAAATGCAGAAATGAAACTAATGGAAACTTCAATTGAtgaagaaattaaaaaaaaacaattttcagaaagatatatatttgatattatagatatagaTCCTTATGGTTCTTCAATATGTTATCTTGAAAGTTGCATAAAATATGGAAgaagtaattttttcatGTTAATAACAAATACAGATATGAGAATATTAAACGGAAAATTCCCTGATgtttcattttataaatataatagtatgatatttaataaaaatgtaaattatAACAACGAATTTAGTATAAGAGTATTAttgtataaattaaaaaatatagcatctaaatataaaaaacatattattcCGTTTTGCTCATTAAATATCGATTTTTACATTCGAATGCTTGTACAAGTTTTAGATGATCCACTTCAAACGAAAGATCTTTGTATTGATACAGGTATTGTTTATCAATGTACAAAATGCACAAGTTTTCATGTAAATCCAGTTGCTTCAAAAAaaactattaattttaaagaaaCAAATAATTCTTCTCTTTCCCaaagaagaaaaattaataaaaaaaaaaaagaactaCTAAATTCTAAAGATAccaatttagaaaataattatatcgATAAAAACCAAACAGTTATTGATGAAAAAGAAACAAAATATACTCAGTTAGATGATGAtgaaataacaaataaaGGAAAAGAAACAGAAATGAATTTCACTGATAAGGTAACAGGAGATATGGTACATGGAAATGACACCAATTCTCATATTGgttataaatacaaaaattgtAAATTAAATGTATCAAATAAATGCGAAGAATGTGGAGGAGATATATTAATAGGAGGTCCTATATATATCGGAAAATTACACAATAATGATTTTATAAGCACATCTATATCATTATTAGAAAATTTGAATGAACATAAtttaaatacaataaaaacTCGAGAAAGAATATTAATAAACTTAAGATGCTTAAAACAAGAGATAAATGTTccattatattataatttacaaTCCTTATTTAGAAATTTTAAAGTTTCCTCTTTTTcaagaaaaataattgttAATGCACTATTAAATTTGAATTACGAAGTTTCATATTTTCATAGAGATCCAGATAGTATAAAAACGAATGCCCCTAATCATATTTTCATGGATGTATTTAGggctattatttttaaaattaattcaaaaaacaaaaaaaattcaaataataccCATGACATGAAAAATGAGGAAGTAAATGATGTGGATCAAAAAGTTGAAACAAAACAAGAtggcaataataataattctaatTTAGTAAACAAAATATACTCTATACATACtataaaagatgaaaaattGAAAGAAAAGTTATTAACTtgtgaattttttaaaaaaaaatcttcctttgataatataaatatttcaaattttatgaaaaacCAACCAGCTGTTAAATTATTTACCATAGAAAATCCAGAGCCTTTTTGGGGACCCTTGAAAAAGCACTCTGGAAAAAGTTGA